Proteins encoded in a region of the Raphanus sativus cultivar WK10039 chromosome 8, ASM80110v3, whole genome shotgun sequence genome:
- the LOC108821521 gene encoding adenylyl-sulfate kinase 2, chloroplastic-like: protein MEGLAIRASRPSILCSLHLGGDSQRQPLSDGYLRLPVSSNAAANINLVASSVSFHPVSAINVSAQASLTADVPALSDNIVWHESSICRCDRQQLLQQKGCVIWITGLSTSGKSTVACALSKALFERGKLTYTLDGDNVRHGLNRDLTFKAEDRTENIRRIGEVAKLFANVGVICIASLISPYRRDRDACRSLLPEGDFVEVFMDVPLSVCESRDPKGLYRLARAGKIKGFTGIDDPYEAPLNCEVRRAEHTGHDVSCSPRQMAENIISYLLDKGYLEG, encoded by the exons ATGGAAGGATTAGCTATCAGAGCATCTCGACCATCAATTTTATGCTCTCTTCATCTCGGCGGTGATTCTCAGCGGCAACCTCTAAGTGACGGTTACCTCAGGCTGCCGGTGTCGTCGAATGCAGCAGCTAACATAAACTTAGTCGCGAGTTCAGTTTCTTTTCATCCAGTCTCCGCCATCAATGTGTCTGCACAAGCTTCCCTCACCGCCGATGTCCCCGCCCTTTCAGACAACATCGTGTGGCACGAGAGTTCCATATGCAGATGCGACCGACAACAGCTTCTTCAACAAAAGGGTTGTGTCATTTGGATCACTGGTCTCAG TACGTCAGGGAAAAGCACTGTTGCGTGTGCGCTAAGTAAAGCATTATTTGAAAGAGGCAAACTTACTTACACACTCGATGGCGACAACGTACGTCATGGACTTAACCGGGACCTCACTTTCAAAGCTGAGGATCGTACTGAAAACATACGCAGGATCG GTGAGGTGGCTAAGCTGTTTGCTAATGTTGGAGTCATTTGTATAGCAAGTTTGATTTCTCCATACCGGAGAGACAGAGACGCTTGCCGGTCTCTGTTGCCGGAAGGCGACTTCGTGGAG gTTTTCATGGACGTTCCTCTATCTGTGTGCGAGTCAAGAGATCCAAAGGGGTTGTACAGGCTCGCACGTGCCGGCAAGATCAAAG GCTTTACTGGAATCGATGACCCTTACGAGGCACCACTAAATTGCGAGGTTC GTCGTGCTGAACACACAGGACACGACGTTTCTTGTTCGCCACGTCAGATGGCTGAAAACATCATCTCTTACTTGCTAGACAAAGGTTACCTTGAAGGCTAA
- the LOC108819835 gene encoding cytochrome P450 79B1-like — protein MYLLTMLQAFVTITLVMLLKKLITKQNNKKLSLPPGPTGWPVIGMILAMLKSRPVFLWLHNIMKQLNTEIACVKLGNTHVITVTCPKIAREIYKQQDALFASRPMTYAQNVLSNGYKTCVITPFGEQFKKMKKVVMTELLCPSRYRSLHQKRAEENDHLTAWVYNMVKNSRSVDFRFVTRHYCGNAIKKLMFGTRTFSENTAPDGGPTAGDIEHMKAMFEALEFTFAFCISDYLPMLTGLDLNGHEKIIRDSSAIMDKYHDPIIDARIKMWRDGKRTQIEDFLDIFISIKDEEGNPLLTADEIKPTIKELVMAVPDNPSNAIEWAMAEMVNKPEILLKAVEEIDKVVGKERLVQESDIPKLNYLKAILRETFRLHPIAAFNIPHVALSDATVAGYHIPKGSQVLLSRYELGRNPKVWADPLSFKPERHLSECSEVTLTENDLRFISFSTGKRGCAAPTLGTALITMMFARLLQGFTWKLPENETRVELMESSHDMFLAKPLVMVGELRLPEHLYPTVN, from the exons ATGTATCTCCTCACAATGCTTCAAGCCTTTGTGACTATAACCCTAGTGATGCTTCTCAAAAAACTGATCACGAAACAAAACAATAAGAAATTGTCTCTCCCACCAGGTCCCACCGGATGGCCGGTCATCGGAATGATTCTAGCGATGCTAAAGAGCCGTCCCGTTTTCCTTTGGCTCCACAACATCATGAAGCAGCTAAACACTGAGATAGCCTGCGTGAAGCTAGGAAACACTCACGTGATCACCGTTACGTGCCCTAAGATAGCACGTGAGATATACAAGCAACAAGACGCTCTATTCGCCTCAAGACCTATGACTTACGCACAAAACGTCCTCTCTAACGGCTACAAAACCTGCGTTATCACTCCTTTCGGTGAACAAttcaagaaaatgaagaaagtaGTGATGACAGAACTCCTTTGTCCCTCGAGATACAGGTCGCTTCATCAGAAGAGAGCAGAAGAGAACGATCATTTAACAGCATGGGTATACAACATGGTCAAGAACTCGCGTTCGGTCGATTTCCGGTTCGTGACAAGGCATTACTGCGGTAACGCTATCAAGAAGCTTATGTTCGGGACAAGAACGTTCTCTGAGAACACCGCACCGGACGGTGGACCGACCGCAGGGGATATCGAGCATATGAAAGCTATGTTTGAAGCCTTAGAGTTTACGTTCGCTTTTTGTATCTCTGATTATCTACCTATGCTCACGGGTCTTGATCTTAACGGTCACGAGAAGATCATAAGAGACTCGAGTGCTATTATGGATAAGTATCACGATCCAATCATCGATGCAAGGATCAAGATGTGGAGAGATGGAAAGAGAACTCAAATCGAGGATTTTCTAGACATTTTCATTTCGATCAAAGATGAAGAAGGAAACCCATTGCTTACCGCCGATGAAATCAAACCCACCATTAAG GAGCTTGTAATGGCGGTACCAGACAATCCATCAAACGCCATCGAATGGGCCATGGCGGAGATGGTGAACAAACCGGAGATTCTCCTTAAAGCAGTGGAAGAAATCGACAAAGTTGTCGGAAAAGAAAGACTTGTCCAAGAATCCGACATCCCAAAACTAAACTACCTCAAAGCGATTCTCCGTGAAACTTTCCGCCTCCATCCCATCGCCGCCTTTAACATCCCGCACGTGGCACTTTCTGACGCAACCGTCGCCGGATATCACATCCCTAAAGGAAGTCAAGTCCTTCTTAGCCGATATGAGCTGGGCCGTAACCCGAAAGTTTGGGCTGACCCACTTAGCTTCAAACCAGAGAGACATCTCAGCGAGTGCTCCGAAGTTACTTTGACGGAGAATGATCTCCGGTTTATCTCGTTTAGTACCGGAAAAAGAGGTTGTGCTGCTCCGACTTTAGGTACGGCGTTGATAACAATGATGTTCGCGAGACTTCTTCAAGGTTTCACGTGGAAGCTACCTGAGAATGAGACAAGGGTTGAGTTGATGGAGTCTAGTCATGATATGTTTTTGGCTAAACCGTTGGTTATGGTCGGTGAGTTGAGATTGCCTGAGCATCTTTATCCGACTGTGAACTGA
- the LOC108819579 gene encoding haloacid dehalogenase-like hydrolase domain-containing protein At4g39970 isoform X2: MAVSCSYSSILFPRSTAGTSSIGFNRFPCLQTLRFKSRNVYPNSRASSVSASSASRSLEALIFDCDGVILESENLHRQAYNDAFSHFDVRCPPSSSESLNWSLEFYDKFQNLVGGGKPKMRWYFRENGWPTSTLFDTPPESDDDRAKLIDTLQDWKTERYKEIIKSGSVEARPGVIRLMDEARAAGKKLSVCSAATKSSVVLCLENLIQIERFQGLDCFLAGDDVKEKKPDPSIYITAAEKLGVSVKDCLVIEDSVIGLQAATKAGMSCVITYTSSTSDQDFKEAIAVYPDLSNVR; encoded by the exons atggcGGTTTCTTGCAGCTACTCATCGATTCTCTTCCCCCGATCCACCGCGGGTACCTCCTCCATTGGCTTCAACCGCTTCCCTTGTCTCCAAACTCTGCGTTTCAAATCAAGAAACGTTTATCCAAATTCTCGTGCTTCTTCAGTCTCGGCATCATCAGCTTCACGGTCTCTCGAAGCTCTGATCTTCGACTGCGACGGTGTGATACTCGAATCGGAGAATCTACACCGTCAAGCTTACAACGACGCATTCTCGCATTTCGATGTTCGATGTCCTCCTTCCTCATCCGAGTCTCTCAACTGGAGCCTCGAGTTCTACGACAAGTTTCAGAATCTTGTCGGAGGTGGAAAGCCTAAAATGAGATGGTACTTTAGAGAGAATGGATGGCCGACTTCGACCCTTTTCGACACACCTCCAGAGAGTGACGATGATCGAGCCAAGTTGATCGATACTCTTCAG GATTGGAAGACAGAGAGGTACAAAGAGATCATTAAATCAGGAAGT GTAGAAGCAAGACCTGGTGTAATAAGACTAATGGATGAAGCAAGAGCTGCT GGGAAGAAACTATCTGTGTGTTCTGCAGCTACAAAGAGTTCAGTTGTCTTATGTCTTGAGAATCTAATCCAAATC GAGCGGTTCCAAGGACTTGATTGCTTTCTTGCAG GAGATGATGTTAAGGAGAAGAAACCGGATccttctatatatataacagcTGCCGAG AAGCTAGGTGTTTCAGTGAAAGACTGTTTGGTCATAGAGGACAGTGTGATTGGCCTGCAG GCTGCTACAAAAGCAGGCATGTCATGTGTGATCACATACACTTCTTCAACCTCTGATCAG GACTTCAAAGAGGCGATTGCTGTATACCCTGATCTCAGTAATGTGAG GTAG
- the LOC108819579 gene encoding haloacid dehalogenase-like hydrolase domain-containing protein At4g39970 isoform X1 translates to MAVSCSYSSILFPRSTAGTSSIGFNRFPCLQTLRFKSRNVYPNSRASSVSASSASRSLEALIFDCDGVILESENLHRQAYNDAFSHFDVRCPPSSSESLNWSLEFYDKFQNLVGGGKPKMRWYFRENGWPTSTLFDTPPESDDDRAKLIDTLQDWKTERYKEIIKSGSVEARPGVIRLMDEARAAGKKLSVCSAATKSSVVLCLENLIQIERFQGLDCFLAGDDVKEKKPDPSIYITAAEKLGVSVKDCLVIEDSVIGLQAATKAGMSCVITYTSSTSDQDFKEAIAVYPDLSNVSLKELETLLQTIVTAA, encoded by the exons atggcGGTTTCTTGCAGCTACTCATCGATTCTCTTCCCCCGATCCACCGCGGGTACCTCCTCCATTGGCTTCAACCGCTTCCCTTGTCTCCAAACTCTGCGTTTCAAATCAAGAAACGTTTATCCAAATTCTCGTGCTTCTTCAGTCTCGGCATCATCAGCTTCACGGTCTCTCGAAGCTCTGATCTTCGACTGCGACGGTGTGATACTCGAATCGGAGAATCTACACCGTCAAGCTTACAACGACGCATTCTCGCATTTCGATGTTCGATGTCCTCCTTCCTCATCCGAGTCTCTCAACTGGAGCCTCGAGTTCTACGACAAGTTTCAGAATCTTGTCGGAGGTGGAAAGCCTAAAATGAGATGGTACTTTAGAGAGAATGGATGGCCGACTTCGACCCTTTTCGACACACCTCCAGAGAGTGACGATGATCGAGCCAAGTTGATCGATACTCTTCAG GATTGGAAGACAGAGAGGTACAAAGAGATCATTAAATCAGGAAGT GTAGAAGCAAGACCTGGTGTAATAAGACTAATGGATGAAGCAAGAGCTGCT GGGAAGAAACTATCTGTGTGTTCTGCAGCTACAAAGAGTTCAGTTGTCTTATGTCTTGAGAATCTAATCCAAATC GAGCGGTTCCAAGGACTTGATTGCTTTCTTGCAG GAGATGATGTTAAGGAGAAGAAACCGGATccttctatatatataacagcTGCCGAG AAGCTAGGTGTTTCAGTGAAAGACTGTTTGGTCATAGAGGACAGTGTGATTGGCCTGCAG GCTGCTACAAAAGCAGGCATGTCATGTGTGATCACATACACTTCTTCAACCTCTGATCAG GACTTCAAAGAGGCGATTGCTGTATACCCTGATCTCAGTAATGTGAG CTTGAAAGAGCTGGAAACTCTGCTTCAAACCATTGTCACTGCAGCTTAA